A single window of Undibacterium sp. 5I1 DNA harbors:
- the leuD gene encoding 3-isopropylmalate dehydratase small subunit, translating into MEKFTVLDGLVAPMDRANVDTDAIIPKQFLKSIQRSGFGPNLFDEWRYLDHGEPGMDNSKRPLNPEFVLNQARYQGASILLTRKNFGCGSSREHAPWALDQYGFRAVIAPSFADIFFNNCFKNGLLPIVLSEQQVDQLFNEVKAFPGFRLIVDLEKQVVTTSNGIVSYPFEVDTFRKYCLLNGLDDIGLTLRQADKIRAFEERHIAMQPWLANTI; encoded by the coding sequence ATGGAAAAATTTACCGTGCTTGATGGTCTTGTCGCGCCGATGGACAGAGCGAATGTCGATACTGATGCCATTATTCCAAAGCAGTTTTTGAAGTCAATTCAGCGTAGCGGTTTTGGCCCTAATCTGTTTGATGAATGGCGTTATCTGGATCATGGTGAGCCTGGTATGGACAATAGCAAGCGTCCGCTCAATCCAGAGTTTGTATTGAATCAAGCACGTTATCAAGGCGCCTCAATTTTACTGACGCGAAAAAATTTTGGTTGCGGTTCTTCGCGTGAGCATGCACCGTGGGCCTTAGATCAATACGGTTTTCGTGCAGTGATAGCGCCAAGTTTTGCCGATATTTTCTTTAATAATTGCTTTAAAAATGGTTTGCTTCCAATCGTTTTGAGTGAGCAGCAAGTTGATCAGTTATTTAATGAAGTCAAAGCTTTTCCTGGCTTTCGGTTGATCGTTGATCTTGAGAAGCAGGTTGTGACAACGTCTAATGGCATTGTCAGCTATCCATTTGAAGTCGATACTTTCCGCAAATATTGTTTGTTGAACGGGCTTGACGACATCGGATTGACTTTGCGCCAGGCGGACAAAATTCGTGCATTTGAAGAGCGGCATATCGCGATGCAGCCTTGGTTAGCGAATACGATCTAA
- the asd gene encoding aspartate-semialdehyde dehydrogenase, producing MKLVGLVGWRGMVGSVLMQRMQEEGDFAHIEPVFFSTSNTGGTAPAMATNEKTLKDANDIDALKKCDIIITCQGGEYTTEVFPKLRAAGWNGYWIDAASSLRMEDDAVIVLDPVNLDVIKSALNRGVKNYIGGNCTVSCMLMGLGGLFQHDLVDWMSSMTYQAASGGGAQHMRELLTQFGSINAEVKALLDNPAAAILEIDRKVLAKQHSFTDDETRQFGVPLAGNLIPWIDKDLGNGVSKEEWKAGAETNKILGKGAAFGSAPIPVDGLCIRVGAMRCHSQALTIKLKKDVPLDEINDIIAQNNQWVKIVPNERVASMRDLTPAAVTGSLTIPVGRLRKMQMGGEYLSAFTVGDQLLWGAAEPLRRMLRILIAD from the coding sequence ATGAAACTAGTTGGTCTGGTAGGTTGGCGTGGAATGGTAGGTTCGGTTTTAATGCAGCGTATGCAGGAAGAGGGTGATTTCGCTCACATCGAACCAGTGTTTTTTTCAACTTCCAATACAGGTGGCACGGCTCCTGCAATGGCAACGAATGAAAAGACATTAAAAGACGCAAATGATATTGATGCATTGAAGAAGTGCGACATTATTATTACCTGCCAAGGTGGCGAGTATACGACGGAAGTTTTTCCCAAATTACGTGCGGCTGGCTGGAATGGTTATTGGATTGATGCAGCTTCTAGTTTGCGTATGGAAGATGATGCTGTGATCGTGCTCGATCCAGTCAATCTGGACGTGATTAAGTCTGCATTGAATCGAGGAGTTAAAAACTACATTGGCGGTAACTGCACTGTGTCTTGTATGTTGATGGGCCTGGGTGGTCTGTTTCAGCATGATTTGGTCGATTGGATGTCCTCAATGACTTATCAGGCGGCCTCTGGTGGCGGTGCGCAGCACATGCGTGAGCTCTTGACTCAGTTTGGCAGTATTAACGCTGAAGTAAAGGCGTTGCTCGATAATCCCGCAGCGGCAATTTTAGAAATTGATCGTAAAGTGCTGGCTAAACAGCACTCTTTTACTGATGATGAAACGAGGCAATTTGGCGTTCCGTTAGCTGGTAATTTGATTCCGTGGATTGATAAAGATCTGGGGAATGGCGTTTCTAAAGAAGAGTGGAAAGCAGGCGCAGAAACTAACAAGATTTTGGGTAAGGGCGCAGCTTTTGGTTCGGCGCCAATTCCAGTTGATGGTCTATGTATTCGTGTTGGCGCAATGCGTTGTCATTCGCAAGCCTTGACAATCAAGTTGAAGAAAGATGTACCGCTGGATGAGATCAACGACATCATTGCCCAGAATAATCAGTGGGTTAAAATTGTCCCTAATGAACGTGTTGCTTCTATGCGTGATTTAACACCTGCCGCCGTTACTGGTAGTCTGACAATTCCGGTCGGGCGTTTGCGCAAAATGCAAATGGGCGGTGAGTATTTATCGGCGTTTACAGTCGGCGATCAATTATTGTGGGGTGCGGCAGAACCTTTGCGCCGCATGCTACGTATTTTGATTGCCGATTAA
- a CDS encoding entericidin A/B family lipoprotein, with the protein MKKLFTLAICVVVLAACNTVQGIGKDVKKAGEVVEDAGRK; encoded by the coding sequence ATGAAAAAATTATTCACTCTCGCCATTTGCGTAGTCGTTTTAGCTGCTTGCAATACCGTCCAAGGTATTGGTAAAGATGTAAAAAAAGCAGGTGAAGTCGTTGAGGATGCTGGCAGAAAATAA
- the aroC gene encoding chorismate synthase → MSGNTFGTLFTVTTFGESHGPAIGCVIDGCPPGLELSELDIQPELDRRKPGTSRHVTQRQEPDTVEILSGVYQGKTTGTPIGLLIRNQDQRSKDYGNITETFRPGHADFTYWNKYGIRDPRGGGRSSARLTAPVVGAAAIAKKWLFQQYGTTFKGGMSQLGDIVIPFESWAHVSDNPFFAPNNNPALITQLEDYMDALRKDGDSIGARIDVVASGVPVGLGEPIYDKLDAEIAYAMMGINAVKGVEIGAGFKCVAQRGSEHGDELTPEGFVGNNAGGVLGGISTGQDITVSIAIKPTSSIRTPRRSIDKDGNPVMVETFGRHDPCVGIRATPIAEAMLALVLMDHALRHRAQCADVRHS, encoded by the coding sequence ACATGGCCCTGCAATCGGTTGTGTAATTGATGGTTGCCCTCCGGGGCTTGAGTTGTCAGAGCTGGATATACAGCCTGAATTAGATCGTCGCAAACCGGGCACATCGCGCCATGTCACGCAACGGCAGGAGCCAGATACGGTAGAAATTTTGTCTGGTGTGTATCAAGGTAAAACGACAGGTACACCGATTGGTCTATTGATCCGCAACCAAGACCAGCGCAGCAAGGATTACGGCAACATTACCGAGACTTTTCGCCCCGGACACGCCGACTTTACCTACTGGAATAAATACGGCATCCGCGATCCACGCGGCGGCGGTCGTTCTTCTGCACGCTTGACTGCTCCCGTGGTCGGTGCCGCAGCTATTGCCAAAAAGTGGCTTTTTCAACAGTATGGTACGACCTTTAAAGGTGGAATGAGTCAATTGGGCGATATCGTGATCCCGTTTGAATCGTGGGCGCATGTGTCTGATAACCCTTTCTTTGCGCCCAACAATAATCCGGCTTTAATTACACAGCTAGAGGATTACATGGACGCCTTACGTAAAGACGGTGATTCGATCGGTGCGCGGATTGATGTGGTAGCGAGCGGCGTCCCGGTTGGTTTGGGAGAGCCAATTTACGATAAATTGGACGCAGAAATCGCTTACGCTATGATGGGGATTAATGCAGTTAAGGGCGTAGAGATTGGTGCTGGTTTTAAGTGCGTTGCCCAGCGTGGTTCCGAGCATGGCGACGAACTGACGCCTGAGGGGTTTGTCGGTAATAACGCTGGTGGTGTTTTAGGGGGGATTTCAACCGGGCAAGATATTACGGTTTCGATTGCGATTAAGCCCACATCGTCTATTCGTACACCACGTCGTTCGATTGATAAGGACGGCAACCCAGTGATGGTGGAAACTTTTGGCCGGCATGATCCCTGTGTTGGTATCCGTGCCACACCGATTGCTGAGGCGATGCTGGCGCTGGTATTGATGGATCATGCTTTAAGGCATCGTGCACAATGCGCTGATGTTAGGCATTCATAA
- the leuB gene encoding 3-isopropylmalate dehydrogenase codes for MKIAILPGDGIGPEIVEQAVRVLNVLGESFEMETASVGGAGFEASGHPLPEATLKLALEADAVLFGAVGDWKYDTLERALRPEQAILGLRKNLGLFANLRPAILYPELAGASTLKPEIVSGLDILIIRELTGDIYFGQPRGVRECPDGPFKGQREGFDTMRYAEGEIRRIANVAFQAAQKRSKRLTSVDKANVLETFQFWKDIVTDVHEEYPDVALDHMYVDNAAMQLVRAPKKFDVIVTGNMFGDILSDAAAMLTGSIGMLPSASLDANNKGLYEPSHGSAPDIAGKGVANPLATILSAAMMLRFSFGKADQADRIESAVKNVLSQGLRTPDIYEPGTTKVGTVEMGNAVVKALE; via the coding sequence ATGAAAATAGCAATTTTGCCAGGTGATGGCATCGGTCCTGAGATAGTCGAGCAAGCAGTCAGAGTTTTAAATGTGTTGGGTGAATCATTTGAAATGGAAACTGCATCAGTCGGTGGCGCCGGCTTTGAGGCAAGCGGGCATCCTTTACCAGAGGCTACGCTCAAACTGGCATTGGAAGCTGATGCGGTGTTGTTTGGCGCAGTAGGTGACTGGAAATACGATACTTTAGAGCGCGCTTTGCGTCCTGAGCAGGCAATTCTTGGTTTGCGTAAAAATCTCGGTCTGTTTGCAAATCTGAGACCGGCAATTTTATATCCTGAATTAGCGGGAGCTTCTACTCTAAAGCCTGAAATAGTTTCGGGTCTGGATATTCTGATTATTCGGGAATTGACCGGCGACATTTACTTTGGACAGCCTCGTGGTGTGCGGGAATGTCCAGATGGTCCTTTCAAAGGCCAGCGCGAAGGTTTCGATACGATGCGCTATGCCGAGGGAGAAATCCGCCGCATTGCTAATGTCGCTTTTCAAGCCGCGCAAAAGCGTTCAAAACGTTTGACCAGCGTGGATAAGGCAAATGTGCTTGAGACGTTCCAGTTCTGGAAAGACATCGTCACGGATGTTCATGAAGAATATCCAGACGTCGCGCTAGATCATATGTATGTCGATAACGCGGCAATGCAATTAGTACGCGCACCGAAAAAATTTGATGTGATCGTTACAGGCAACATGTTTGGCGACATTTTGTCCGATGCAGCGGCAATGTTGACTGGCTCAATCGGAATGTTGCCTTCCGCATCGTTGGATGCAAATAACAAAGGCTTGTATGAGCCATCGCATGGCTCTGCACCTGATATCGCGGGCAAAGGTGTTGCCAATCCTTTAGCGACTATTTTGTCTGCTGCAATGATGTTACGTTTCTCATTTGGCAAAGCCGATCAGGCGGATCGTATTGAGAGTGCGGTTAAGAATGTCTTATCTCAAGGTCTGAGAACTCCAGATATTTATGAGCCAGGAACGACGAAAGTTGGAACGGTCGAGATGGGTAATGCAGTAGTTAAAGCACTTGAATAA
- the lepA gene encoding translation elongation factor 4: MNNIRNFSIIAHIDHGKSTLADRIIQLCGGLSDREMEAQVLDSMDIERERGITIKAQTAALQYKSLDGKIYNLNLIDTPGHVDFSYEVSRSLSACEGALLVVDASQGVEAQTVANCYTAIELGVEVVPVLNKIDLPSADPDNAINEIEEVIGIDASDAVHCSAKTGLGVQAVLESLIIKVPPPKGDPDAPLQALIVDSWFDNYVGVVMLVRIVNGTLRPKDKILFMATEAQHLVESVGVFTPKSLSRTELSAGQVGFIIAGIKELKSAKVGDTITIVGKAAKEPLPGFKEVQPQVFAGLFPVEANQYDALRDSLEKLKLNDSALMYEPEVSQALGFGFRCGFLGLLHMEIVQERLEREFDMDLITTAPTVIYEVVMADGSILMVDNPSKMPEPSRTEEIREPIVTVNLYMPQEYVGAVITLCTSKRGVQLDMNYHGRQVKLTYEMPMAEIVLDFFDRLKSTSRGYASMDYEFKEYRAADVVKVDMLINSEKVDALAIIVHRANSQYRGRAVAAKMRELIPRQMFDVAIQAAIGANIISRENVKALRKNVLAKCYGGDISRKRKLLEKQKAGKKRMKQVGSVEIPQEAFLAILQVEDK, encoded by the coding sequence ATGAATAACATCCGCAATTTTTCAATTATTGCCCATATTGATCATGGCAAATCAACACTTGCTGATCGAATTATCCAGTTGTGTGGTGGTTTGTCTGACCGTGAAATGGAAGCGCAAGTTCTTGATTCTATGGATATAGAACGTGAGCGCGGTATTACCATCAAGGCTCAGACAGCAGCATTGCAGTACAAGTCTCTTGACGGAAAAATATACAATTTAAATCTGATCGACACCCCCGGACACGTAGATTTTAGTTACGAAGTAAGTCGTTCTTTGTCGGCTTGCGAGGGTGCTCTATTAGTCGTAGACGCATCGCAAGGGGTGGAAGCTCAAACAGTAGCAAATTGCTATACCGCGATCGAATTAGGTGTAGAGGTTGTGCCAGTCCTGAATAAGATTGATTTGCCGTCAGCAGACCCAGACAATGCGATTAATGAAATTGAAGAAGTCATAGGGATTGATGCCAGCGACGCAGTTCACTGCTCGGCAAAAACAGGCTTGGGCGTTCAGGCTGTTTTAGAATCTTTAATTATTAAAGTTCCCCCGCCAAAGGGAGATCCAGATGCCCCTTTGCAAGCCTTGATTGTCGATTCCTGGTTTGACAACTACGTTGGTGTCGTGATGTTGGTACGTATAGTTAATGGTACTTTACGACCAAAAGATAAAATTTTATTCATGGCTACAGAGGCGCAACATCTAGTCGAAAGTGTCGGAGTTTTTACGCCGAAATCTTTGTCCCGCACTGAGTTGTCGGCTGGGCAAGTTGGTTTTATTATCGCTGGTATTAAAGAGCTTAAGTCAGCCAAGGTTGGCGACACCATTACGATTGTAGGCAAAGCTGCTAAAGAGCCTTTGCCAGGCTTTAAAGAAGTACAGCCACAAGTGTTTGCGGGTTTATTTCCAGTGGAGGCAAATCAATATGATGCATTGCGTGACTCTCTGGAGAAGTTAAAGCTCAATGACTCAGCCTTAATGTATGAGCCAGAAGTTTCTCAGGCGCTTGGATTTGGATTTCGTTGCGGATTTTTAGGTTTGTTGCACATGGAGATTGTGCAAGAGCGTTTGGAGCGCGAGTTCGACATGGACTTGATCACCACCGCCCCGACCGTTATTTATGAGGTCGTAATGGCAGATGGTAGTATTTTGATGGTAGATAATCCGTCAAAAATGCCCGAGCCTTCAAGAACTGAAGAAATACGCGAACCTATCGTCACCGTCAATCTTTATATGCCGCAAGAGTATGTCGGTGCAGTAATTACTTTGTGCACGTCAAAACGTGGCGTGCAACTTGACATGAACTATCACGGCAGGCAAGTCAAATTGACATACGAAATGCCCATGGCAGAGATTGTGCTGGACTTCTTTGATAGACTGAAATCAACATCCCGTGGTTATGCCTCTATGGATTATGAGTTTAAAGAATACCGTGCGGCAGATGTTGTTAAAGTGGATATGTTGATTAATAGCGAGAAAGTAGATGCGCTAGCAATTATTGTTCATAGGGCGAACAGTCAGTATCGTGGTCGGGCGGTCGCTGCCAAAATGCGTGAACTTATCCCAAGGCAAATGTTTGACGTAGCTATTCAAGCTGCCATTGGCGCTAACATCATTTCACGTGAAAACGTTAAAGCCTTACGTAAAAACGTTTTGGCCAAATGTTACGGTGGCGATATCAGTCGTAAGCGGAAATTATTAGAAAAGCAAAAAGCGGGCAAAAAGCGAATGAAACAAGTCGGCTCTGTGGAAATCCCACAAGAAGCATTTTTGGCAATTTTACAAGTGGAAGATAAATGA
- a CDS encoding FimV/HubP family polar landmark protein → MFSSANATGLGKLTVLSALGQPLRAEIELTSPNKDEIGSLVPKLASADAFRQASIDLNPALLSLRFSVEQRGSGYVIRVSSNQAMNEPFVDMLLELNSSNGKLLREYTFLLDPAELRNSQSAQVANPVNVPGATQSSSNQTSVQSKADTGSINTARARDKKVTGLKNESSVPAKSSGDYQVKMGDTLSKIAGAYKSDGVSLDQMLVSLYKANPQAFAGNNMNRLKSGQILSIPDVDASRSISSGDAHSTVMAHAADFSAYRNKLAGQVERAPAEKVVAPKQTASGVITAKVKEVPTATNEALDKLKLSKATPSASAKSTTGKVLAEEDKLAKDKAIADANARVKELEKNVEGLQKILQIKDKDLSDKQAAAKKMAASTSAPVAPINSPAVDSVAASTVAALVPASSTAATPTPAPKRKIAPPPPPPPEPGIFDGIMSSGFVYPIAAILALLGGYGFYSNRRKKSLQQFEDSILTGSSMKANSMFGSTGGQSVDTNNSVFNSNFAPSASQLDANEVDPVAEADVYIAYGRDSQAEEILKEALRTQPDRHAVRVKLLEIYFTRKDVKSFERLAGELYGMTSGDGDDWAQAASMGIVLDPHNPLYAGGKAQVDSNATGLGSGTQPLEDLDPDALLANSLSHDMLESISIIDTAAGLHSEPVAPALDQTSMSFNMVDTKDAMVPLDFDLDTPESEPKHEFDAPQLPMSTKGNADKIKSDFPEDQEVVDFASIDFDLGNDLEEEIVADTPKIVDPNEKQDADNKTDPLDLDINPVEQNPKQHDNIVSFDSMSLTASDNTVETHEETVSQVSTGDVVETTSTSPAAFEFDLSGIDFDLDNESSKPDTHDVIVAETPSYNAEMATKLDLAVAYHEIGDKDGARELLDEVIKGGTRDQIAKAQEMLTHLS, encoded by the coding sequence ATGTTCTCCAGCGCAAACGCTACAGGTCTTGGCAAGTTGACGGTGTTATCTGCTCTGGGGCAGCCACTACGTGCTGAGATCGAATTAACATCACCGAACAAAGATGAAATTGGTTCGCTAGTGCCGAAGTTAGCTTCTGCTGATGCATTTCGCCAAGCAAGCATCGATTTAAACCCGGCATTATTATCTCTGCGCTTTAGCGTTGAGCAACGTGGATCGGGATATGTCATCCGTGTTAGCTCAAATCAGGCCATGAATGAACCGTTTGTGGATATGTTGTTAGAACTAAACTCTAGCAATGGTAAGTTGTTGCGTGAATACACATTTTTGTTGGATCCTGCAGAATTGAGAAATAGTCAGTCAGCTCAGGTTGCCAATCCGGTCAACGTGCCAGGTGCTACACAATCTAGCTCCAATCAAACATCCGTGCAAAGTAAGGCTGATACTGGTTCGATAAACACCGCGCGAGCGAGAGATAAGAAAGTAACCGGACTAAAAAATGAATCGAGTGTTCCCGCTAAATCGTCTGGTGACTATCAAGTCAAAATGGGAGACACATTAAGCAAAATAGCAGGCGCATATAAGAGTGATGGCGTTTCGCTAGATCAGATGCTTGTTAGCTTGTATAAGGCAAATCCACAAGCGTTTGCGGGGAACAACATGAACCGCCTGAAGTCCGGGCAAATTCTGTCTATTCCTGATGTAGATGCAAGCCGCTCTATTTCCTCCGGCGATGCACACTCTACGGTTATGGCACATGCTGCTGATTTTAGTGCTTATAGAAACAAGTTGGCTGGTCAAGTAGAAAGAGCACCTGCTGAAAAAGTAGTTGCGCCGAAGCAAACAGCCAGCGGAGTGATTACGGCTAAAGTAAAAGAGGTGCCGACCGCTACCAATGAAGCATTAGATAAATTGAAATTATCTAAAGCTACTCCAAGCGCGTCAGCTAAATCTACGACTGGTAAAGTACTAGCAGAGGAAGATAAACTCGCCAAAGATAAAGCAATTGCAGACGCGAATGCACGGGTCAAAGAGTTGGAGAAAAACGTCGAAGGCTTGCAAAAAATACTACAAATAAAAGACAAGGATTTGAGTGACAAACAGGCCGCCGCGAAAAAGATGGCTGCTTCTACTTCTGCCCCAGTGGCACCAATTAATTCCCCCGCTGTTGACAGTGTTGCAGCCAGTACTGTAGCTGCTTTAGTACCAGCATCGTCAACTGCTGCAACTCCAACTCCAGCTCCCAAACGTAAAATTGCGCCTCCGCCACCTCCACCACCTGAGCCAGGGATCTTTGATGGAATTATGAGCAGTGGGTTTGTATATCCCATCGCTGCTATCCTTGCACTATTAGGCGGATACGGCTTTTACTCTAACCGCCGCAAGAAAAGCCTACAGCAATTTGAAGATAGCATCTTGACCGGTTCGAGTATGAAGGCTAATTCTATGTTCGGATCGACCGGCGGCCAGAGTGTTGATACAAATAATAGTGTATTTAACTCTAACTTTGCGCCATCTGCTAGCCAATTGGATGCAAATGAGGTTGATCCGGTCGCTGAAGCTGATGTGTATATCGCCTACGGACGTGACTCCCAGGCCGAAGAGATTTTAAAAGAAGCACTACGTACTCAGCCCGACAGACATGCGGTCAGAGTTAAATTGCTCGAAATTTATTTCACTCGTAAAGATGTGAAATCATTTGAGCGTTTGGCTGGCGAATTGTATGGAATGACAAGCGGTGATGGTGATGATTGGGCGCAAGCTGCATCTATGGGAATTGTATTAGACCCTCATAATCCGTTATACGCAGGTGGAAAAGCTCAGGTTGATTCTAATGCAACAGGCTTGGGTTCTGGCACCCAGCCATTAGAAGATTTGGATCCAGACGCGTTACTGGCAAATTCTTTGTCCCACGATATGTTGGAGTCGATCAGCATTATAGATACAGCTGCTGGTCTGCATAGTGAGCCTGTCGCTCCTGCTTTAGATCAAACAAGCATGAGCTTTAATATGGTTGATACCAAAGATGCAATGGTGCCTTTGGATTTTGATTTGGACACGCCAGAATCAGAGCCGAAACATGAATTTGATGCACCTCAGTTACCTATGAGTACAAAGGGCAACGCAGATAAAATTAAGAGTGATTTTCCTGAAGACCAAGAAGTAGTTGATTTTGCTTCAATTGATTTTGATCTTGGTAATGATTTAGAAGAGGAAATCGTAGCGGATACACCCAAGATAGTTGATCCGAATGAAAAGCAAGATGCTGATAATAAGACAGATCCTTTGGATTTAGACATCAATCCAGTTGAGCAAAATCCAAAGCAGCATGACAACATTGTTTCTTTTGATTCAATGTCATTAACTGCCAGTGATAATACAGTTGAAACTCACGAGGAAACGGTTTCTCAAGTCAGTACTGGTGATGTGGTCGAAACAACCAGTACTTCTCCTGCTGCTTTTGAGTTTGATTTATCAGGAATTGATTTTGATCTCGACAATGAGTCATCTAAACCGGATACACATGACGTGATCGTCGCGGAGACGCCATCTTACAATGCAGAAATGGCAACTAAGCTTGATCTTGCCGTTGCCTACCATGAGATCGGCGATAAAGACGGAGCGCGCGAATTATTGGATGAAGTAATAAAAGGTGGTACACGAGACCAAATTGCTAAAGCACAGGAAATGCTAACGCATTTATCTTGA
- the leuC gene encoding 3-isopropylmalate dehydratase large subunit, translating to MLKTLYDKLWESHIVNEDDDGTAILYIDRHLLHEVTSPQAFEGLKIAGRQPWRLSANLVVADHNVPTTNRINGIDDPTSRLQVETLDANAKQYGLTYFGMNDKRQGIVHVIGPEQGATLPGMTVVCGDSHTSTHGAFACLAHGIGTSEVEHVLATQTLIAKKSKAMLVQVDGAMPAGVTAKDIVLAIIGKIGTAGGTGYAIEFAGSTIRSLSMEGRMTVCNMAIEAGARAGMIAVDQTTIDYVKGRPFSPAGPHWDRAVEYWRTLHTDAGAKFDMVVTLNAAEIKPQVTWGTSPEMVVAVDGRVPDPDQEKDAVKRDAMEKALIYMALKPNTAIEDIRIDKVFIGSCTNSRIEDLRAAAAIVRGKFRASNVKLAMVVPGSGLVKDQAEREGLDKIFRDAGFEWREPGCSMCLAMNADRLEPGERCASTSNRNFEGRQGQGGRTHLVSPAMAAAAGIAGHFVDVRALR from the coding sequence ATGCTTAAAACGCTTTACGACAAACTTTGGGAATCCCATATCGTCAATGAGGACGATGATGGCACCGCAATTTTGTATATTGACCGCCATTTACTTCACGAAGTCACCAGCCCGCAAGCTTTTGAAGGGCTAAAAATCGCTGGGCGCCAGCCTTGGCGATTGTCCGCGAATCTGGTAGTCGCGGATCACAACGTGCCAACCACTAACCGCATCAATGGCATTGATGACCCGACTTCTCGCCTGCAAGTAGAAACGCTGGATGCCAACGCAAAGCAATACGGCTTGACGTATTTTGGTATGAATGACAAGCGTCAAGGGATCGTGCATGTGATCGGTCCAGAGCAAGGTGCGACTTTGCCAGGTATGACGGTGGTGTGTGGTGATTCTCATACATCGACCCACGGCGCATTTGCTTGCCTGGCGCACGGCATTGGCACCTCAGAAGTTGAGCATGTGTTAGCCACACAAACACTCATTGCTAAAAAATCCAAAGCCATGCTGGTGCAAGTCGATGGTGCGATGCCGGCTGGCGTGACCGCAAAAGATATTGTCCTCGCCATCATTGGCAAAATTGGTACGGCCGGAGGTACTGGTTATGCGATTGAGTTTGCTGGCTCAACAATCCGTAGTTTGTCGATGGAAGGTCGCATGACCGTCTGTAATATGGCGATTGAAGCTGGCGCCCGCGCTGGCATGATTGCCGTTGATCAAACCACGATTGATTATGTCAAAGGTCGTCCGTTTTCTCCTGCAGGTCCGCATTGGGATCGTGCAGTTGAATACTGGCGTACTCTGCATACCGATGCTGGTGCAAAGTTTGACATGGTCGTTACCTTAAATGCGGCAGAGATTAAGCCACAAGTCACTTGGGGAACTTCTCCAGAAATGGTTGTCGCTGTCGATGGTCGCGTCCCAGATCCAGATCAGGAAAAAGACGCTGTAAAACGCGATGCGATGGAAAAAGCGCTGATTTACATGGCCTTGAAGCCAAACACCGCGATTGAAGATATCCGTATCGACAAAGTATTTATTGGCTCTTGCACTAACTCTCGCATTGAAGATTTACGTGCCGCTGCCGCTATAGTGCGTGGAAAATTCCGTGCATCCAATGTAAAGTTGGCGATGGTTGTTCCAGGCTCTGGCTTGGTCAAGGATCAGGCAGAACGGGAAGGCTTGGATAAGATTTTCCGTGATGCTGGTTTTGAGTGGCGTGAGCCGGGATGCTCGATGTGTCTCGCAATGAATGCGGATCGTTTGGAGCCGGGTGAACGTTGTGCTTCGACATCGAATCGTAATTTTGAAGGTCGCCAGGGGCAGGGTGGTCGTACTCATTTGGTCTCTCCTGCAATGGCGGCAGCCGCCGGTATTGCAGGTCATTTTGTTGATGTCCGCGCTTTGCGCTAA
- the truA gene encoding tRNA pseudouridine(38-40) synthase TruA, with protein MKRLVLGVQYDGSRWHGWQTQPSGQTVQDALEKALFAFAKAPLKTTCAGRTDAGVHALEQVIHFDTELDRSMYSWMNGVNAFLPDSIAVLWATEVLFDDPDAQDNFHARFSAYARTYHYVLYNNPVRSPLWAQRAGWVFRPLDVSKMREATSYLLGEHDFTVFRAAACQAKSPIKHMYDVQIRQQGDLLIFTLRASAFLHHMVRNIIGSLLFVGIGKKEPDWIKHLLMSRDRSLSAPTFMPDGLYLAKIDYDKKWNLSQNKNDNFLGSLPFKDSQLDS; from the coding sequence TTGAAACGTCTTGTTCTTGGTGTGCAGTATGATGGTAGCCGATGGCATGGTTGGCAAACTCAGCCATCCGGTCAGACGGTGCAGGACGCGCTGGAGAAGGCTCTATTTGCTTTTGCTAAAGCGCCTCTCAAGACGACTTGCGCTGGGCGTACTGACGCAGGTGTTCATGCTCTTGAACAAGTAATTCACTTTGATACCGAGTTAGATCGAAGTATGTATTCTTGGATGAATGGGGTGAATGCATTTTTGCCAGATTCAATTGCTGTTCTTTGGGCAACTGAAGTGCTATTTGATGACCCTGATGCCCAAGATAATTTTCATGCTCGGTTTAGTGCTTACGCAAGGACTTACCATTACGTTCTTTACAATAATCCTGTGCGTTCCCCACTTTGGGCGCAGCGAGCTGGCTGGGTATTTCGTCCGCTCGATGTGAGTAAGATGCGCGAGGCAACTTCTTATCTGCTTGGCGAACATGATTTTACGGTCTTCCGTGCTGCCGCATGTCAGGCTAAATCACCAATAAAGCATATGTATGACGTGCAAATACGCCAGCAAGGTGATTTGCTTATCTTTACCTTGCGCGCCAGTGCGTTTTTACATCACATGGTACGCAATATTATTGGTTCCTTACTTTTTGTAGGCATTGGTAAAAAAGAGCCTGATTGGATAAAGCATTTGTTGATGAGTCGTGATCGTAGTTTGTCCGCACCAACTTTTATGCCGGATGGTTTATACCTTGCAAAAATTGATTACGATAAAAAATGGAATTTATCACAAAATAAAAACGATAATTTCTTAGGATCGTTACCGTTTAAAGATTCTCAGTTAGATAGTTAA